In one window of Microtus pennsylvanicus isolate mMicPen1 chromosome 2, mMicPen1.hap1, whole genome shotgun sequence DNA:
- the Lrrc57 gene encoding leucine-rich repeat-containing protein 57 isoform X2 — MMSQGVPARAEALGARLRRARVPGVPWRSLICTERELSRGARMGNSALRAHVETAQKTGVFQLKDRGLTEFPSELQKLTSNLRTIDLSNNKIDSLPPLLIGKFALLKSLSLNNNKLTALPDELCNLKKLETLSLNSNHLRELPSTFGQLSALKTLSLSGNQLGALPPQLCSLRHLDVVDLSKNQIRSIPDTVGELQAIELNLNQNQISQISVRISCCPRLKVLRLEENCLELSMLPQSILSDSQICLLAVEGNLFEIKKLRELEGYDKYMERFTATKKKFA; from the exons ATGATGTCACAGGGCGTTCCCGCCCGGGCGGAAGCCCTGGGAGCGCGTCTCAGGCGAGCGCGGGTCCCGGGTGTTCCCTGGCGGAGCCTTATCTGCACGGAG AGGGAACTGAGCCGCGGCGCTAGGATGGGAAACAGTGCCCTCCGCGCTCATGTGGAAACAGCGCAGAAAACCGGTGTCTTTCAGCTTAAAGACCGTGGTCTGACCGAG TTCCCCTCAGAGTTGCAGAAGCTGACAAGCAATCTAAGGACCATCGATTTGTCCAACAACAAGATCGACAGCCTGCCGCCTTTGCTTATAGGAAAGTTCGCTCTGCTGAAGAGCCTCtccctcaacaacaacaaactga CTGCTCTACCCGATGAATTATGTAATCTGAAAAAACTAGAGACTCTAAGTCTAAACAGCAATCACCTGAGAGAGCTACCATCCACCTTTGGGCAGCTTTCTGCCCTGAAGACCCTGAGCCTCTCTGGGAACCAGCTGGGAGCACTACCACCCCAACTTTGCAGCCTGCGGCATCTGGATGTAGTAGATCTCTCTAAAAACCAGATTCGGAGTATACCCGACACAGTAGGGGAGCTACAGGCCATCGAACTCAATCTCAACCAGAACCAG ATTTCTCAGATCTCAGTGAGGATCTCCTGCTGCCCACGCCTCAAAGTCTTGCGCCTAGAGGAGAACTGCCTCGAGCTCAGCATGCTTCCACAGAGCATCCTCAGCGACTCCCAGATCTGCCTGCTCGCTGTGGAAGGCAATCTCtttgaaataaagaaacttcGAGAACTAGAGGGTTATGATAAG TACATGGAGAGGTTCACAGCCACCAAGAAGAAGTTTGCATGA
- the Lrrc57 gene encoding leucine-rich repeat-containing protein 57 isoform X1, with amino-acid sequence MGNSALRAHVETAQKTGVFQLKDRGLTEFPSELQKLTSNLRTIDLSNNKIDSLPPLLIGKFALLKSLSLNNNKLTALPDELCNLKKLETLSLNSNHLRELPSTFGQLSALKTLSLSGNQLGALPPQLCSLRHLDVVDLSKNQIRSIPDTVGELQAIELNLNQNQISQISVRISCCPRLKVLRLEENCLELSMLPQSILSDSQICLLAVEGNLFEIKKLRELEGYDKYMERFTATKKKFA; translated from the exons ATGGGAAACAGTGCCCTCCGCGCTCATGTGGAAACAGCGCAGAAAACCGGTGTCTTTCAGCTTAAAGACCGTGGTCTGACCGAG TTCCCCTCAGAGTTGCAGAAGCTGACAAGCAATCTAAGGACCATCGATTTGTCCAACAACAAGATCGACAGCCTGCCGCCTTTGCTTATAGGAAAGTTCGCTCTGCTGAAGAGCCTCtccctcaacaacaacaaactga CTGCTCTACCCGATGAATTATGTAATCTGAAAAAACTAGAGACTCTAAGTCTAAACAGCAATCACCTGAGAGAGCTACCATCCACCTTTGGGCAGCTTTCTGCCCTGAAGACCCTGAGCCTCTCTGGGAACCAGCTGGGAGCACTACCACCCCAACTTTGCAGCCTGCGGCATCTGGATGTAGTAGATCTCTCTAAAAACCAGATTCGGAGTATACCCGACACAGTAGGGGAGCTACAGGCCATCGAACTCAATCTCAACCAGAACCAG ATTTCTCAGATCTCAGTGAGGATCTCCTGCTGCCCACGCCTCAAAGTCTTGCGCCTAGAGGAGAACTGCCTCGAGCTCAGCATGCTTCCACAGAGCATCCTCAGCGACTCCCAGATCTGCCTGCTCGCTGTGGAAGGCAATCTCtttgaaataaagaaacttcGAGAACTAGAGGGTTATGATAAG TACATGGAGAGGTTCACAGCCACCAAGAAGAAGTTTGCATGA